In Malania oleifera isolate guangnan ecotype guangnan chromosome 8, ASM2987363v1, whole genome shotgun sequence, a single window of DNA contains:
- the LOC131161421 gene encoding naringenin,2-oxoglutarate 3-dioxygenase, with the protein MAPATLTSLAGEKTLQAKFVRDEDERPKIAYNQFSNEIPVISLAGIDDTGGQRSEICRKIVEACEDWGIFQVVDHGVDAGLVAEMTRLAREFFALPSEEKLRFDMSGGKKGGFIVSSHLQGEAVQDWREIVTYFSYPIRTRDYSRWPDKPEGWRAVTEAYSEKLMGLACKLLEVLSEAMGLEKEALTNACVDMDQKVVVNFYPKCPQPDLTLGLKRHTDPGTITLLLQDQVGGLQATRDDGKTWITVQPVEGAFVVNLGDHGHFLSNGRFKNADHQAVVNSDCSRLSIATFQNPAPEARVYPLAIREGEKAVMEEPITFAEMYKRKMGRDLELARLKKLAKEKKTEDLLKDVDKPKALDDILA; encoded by the exons atgGCGCCGGCAACGCTAACGTCACTGGCGGGGGAGAAGACGCTGCAGGCGAAGTTCGTCAGGGACGAGGATGAGCGTCCGAAGATTGCGTATAACCAGTTCAGCAACGAGATTCCGGTGATATCTCTGGCCGGAATCGACGATACCGGCGGCCAGCGATCGGAAATATGCCGGAAGATCGTGGAGGCGTGCGAAGACTGGGGGATATTCCAGGTGGTGGACCATGGCGTCGACGCCGGTCTTGTGGCGGAGATGACTCGCCTCGCTCGCGAGTTCTTCGCTTTGCCTTCGGAAGAGAAGCTTCGGTTCGACATGTCCGGTGGCAAGAAGGGCGGCTTCATCGTGTCCAGTCATCTCCAG GGCGAAGCAGTCCAAGACTGGCGGGAAATAGTGACGTACTTCTCGTACCCGATCCGGACCCGGGACTACTCGAGATGGCCCGACAAGCCCGAGGGGTGGAGGGCTGTGACGGAGGCCTACAGCGAGAAGCTGATGGGGCTCGCTTGCAAGCTGCTGGAGGTGCTTTCTGAGGCCATGGGGCTGGAGAAGGAAGCCCTGACCAACGCCTGCGTTGACATGGACCAAAAGGTGGTGGTCAATTTCTACCCCAAATGCCCACAACCCGACCTCACTCTCGGACTCAAGCGACACACGGATCCGGGTACCATAACCCTGCTCCTCCAGGACCAGGTGGGAGGCCTCCAGGCCACCAGGGACGATGGTAAGACCTGGATCACCGTTCAACCCGTGGAAGGCGCATTTGTTGTCAATCTAGGCGATCACGGTCAC TTTTTGAGCAACGGGAGGTTCAAGAATGCGGATCACCAGGCGGTGGTGAACTCGGATTGCAGCAGGCTATCGATAGCGACGTTCCAGAATCCGGCGCCGGAGGCGAGGGTGTACCCGCTGGCCATAAGGGAGGGGGAGAAGGCGGTGATGGAGGAGCCCATCACATTTGCAGAGATGTACAAGAGGAAAATGGGGCGGGACCTGGAGCTCGCCCGCCTCAAGAAGCTTGCGAAGGAGAAGAAGACGGAGGATCTGCTGAAGGACGTTGACAAGCCCAAAGCCCTCGACGACATTCTTGCTTAA